One region of Streptomyces subrutilus genomic DNA includes:
- the rarD gene encoding EamA family transporter RarD has protein sequence MKAETDQRAGLFYGFGAYGMWGLVPLFWPLLQPSGAIEILAHRMVWSLAVVGLALLALRRWRWIRELLREPRKLALTTLAASVITVNWGLYIWSVNNGHVVESSLGYFINPLVSIAMGVLVLGERLRRAQWVAVGISFVAVLVLAVGYGRPPWISLVLACSFATYGLIKKKLNMGGLESLTAETAVLFLPALGYLLWLGAQGQSTFASQGAGHSLLLASTGLVTAIPLVLFGAAAIRVPLSTLGLLQYLAPVFQFGLGVLYFHEAMPPERWAGFSLVWAALALLTWDALGRARRSRAALAAAMPPVAAPAREPA, from the coding sequence GTGAAGGCAGAGACGGACCAGCGCGCGGGTTTGTTCTACGGATTCGGCGCGTATGGGATGTGGGGGCTCGTCCCCCTCTTCTGGCCACTCCTCCAGCCCTCGGGCGCCATCGAGATCCTGGCCCACCGCATGGTGTGGTCGTTGGCCGTGGTCGGTCTGGCGCTGCTCGCGCTGCGCCGCTGGAGGTGGATACGGGAGCTGCTGCGCGAGCCCCGCAAGCTGGCGCTGACCACGCTCGCCGCCTCGGTGATCACCGTGAACTGGGGCCTGTACATCTGGTCCGTCAACAACGGCCACGTCGTCGAGTCGAGCCTCGGCTACTTCATCAATCCGCTGGTCAGCATCGCGATGGGGGTGCTGGTGCTCGGGGAGCGGCTGCGCCGCGCGCAGTGGGTGGCGGTCGGGATCAGCTTCGTCGCGGTCCTCGTGCTCGCCGTCGGCTACGGGCGGCCGCCGTGGATCTCGCTGGTCCTCGCCTGCTCCTTCGCCACGTACGGACTGATCAAGAAGAAGCTCAACATGGGCGGCCTGGAGTCGCTGACCGCCGAGACGGCCGTGCTCTTCCTGCCCGCCCTCGGCTACCTGCTCTGGCTCGGCGCGCAGGGCCAGTCCACCTTCGCCTCGCAGGGCGCCGGACACTCGCTCCTGCTGGCCTCGACCGGGCTCGTCACCGCGATCCCGCTGGTGCTCTTCGGGGCGGCGGCGATCCGGGTCCCGCTGTCCACCCTCGGCCTGCTCCAGTACCTCGCCCCGGTGTTCCAGTTCGGGCTCGGCGTCCTCTACTTCCACGAGGCGATGCCGCCCGAGCGCTGGGCCGGGTTCTCCCTGGTGTGGGCCGCGCTCGCGCTCCTGACCTGGGACGCACTGGGCAGGGCCCGCCGTTCGCGGGCCGCGCTCGCCGCGGCGATGCCGCCCGTCGCCGCGCCGGCCCGCGAGCCCGCGTAA